The following coding sequences are from one Nicotiana tomentosiformis chromosome 3, ASM39032v3, whole genome shotgun sequence window:
- the LOC138907811 gene encoding uncharacterized protein, whose product MIILKTHGLDSGTVANISISQLQQKLEVIGLLCKEVDTIRAKTLGWKEGMDHLALEKEIARAQLSSVKSQLQGMKEKNSVQARKIEDLEARLASKLAKAKSEAKKAKAEEDTFVAAYRADAEAAQVQAKEADEIAQTRAYWVAELAKCQSWRETLEEIHAQGFDLTEEIKKAKELEFDAGALASDDDDDGIKKECRKNEVTQRQKQAQQPNGEDTSKEVEKQKQEEKFAQIEQETVIEGQKAQNGSNEVIVEQQQKENERQ is encoded by the exons atgataatcttaaaaacccatgggctcgattcgggaactgtggctaatatttcgatctcacaactacagcagaagcttgaggtgatCGGGCTGCTTTGTAAGGAGGTCGATACGATAAGGGCgaagaccttggggtggaaagaaggcatGGACCACCTCGCTCTAGAAAAAGAgattgctcgagcccaattatcatcggtcaaaagtcaacttcaaggcatgaaggagaagaactcagttcaagcaagaaaaatagaggatctcgaagctcggttggcttccaaacttgccaaggccaaatctgaagccaaAAAAGCAAAGGCCGAGGAGGATACATTTGTGGCCgcctatcgggccgatgctgaagccgctcaagtacaaGCAAAAGAGGCAGACGAGatcgctcaaactcgagcatattgggttgctgaactcgccaaatgccaatcttggagggaaaccctcgaggagatccatgctcaaggtttcgatcttaccgaagagataaaaaaggctaaagagcttgaaTTCGATGCtggagccttggcttccgatgatgatgatgatgggatcAAGA AGGAATGCAGAAAGAATGAAGTAACGCAACGACAAAAACAGGCACAACAGCCTAATGGAGAGGACACAAGCAAGGAGGTGGAAAAACAGAAGCAAGAGGAAAAATTTGCACAGATAGAACAAGAGACAGTAATTGAAGGACAGAAAGCACAGAATGGAAGTAATGAAGTAATAGTGGAGCAACAACAGAAAGAAAATGAGAGACAATAA